Genomic DNA from Streptomyces caniferus:
CATTCGGCGGAGCCAAAAGTTCCGATTTTGGGGAATCTGTGAAACTTGCCACCTGCGTGCCAGGTAGAGAGATCGACAAGGCGACCCAACTCCGTTGCCCGCCCAGAAGTTCAGCGGCGCGGCGGTCCACCTCAGTGGTCCGAATGGAGTACTGTGGCGAGCCCTGGCCCCGGTTCCCGTCCGGCTGCCCGGAACCCATGGGAGGGGGCCATGAAGGCGGCACTCGCCCCGGGGCGCCGCCGCTCGGCACGGGTGAACGGCGACAGGGCAAGCGGCATGGTCACTGAGCGTGGCGAACAGGTAACCGTGTCATAACGGCGTTTCAGGGCCAAGCCCCGACACGCCGGGCAACTCGGCAATGTTGTGGCAGGCTGCACCCGGGCAGGCCACACTCGACTAGCGGAAGCAGCGACGCGAGTGACGTCGGCAGGCACCACCCGGGAGGTCCCCATGCCCGAACTGCGTGTCGTGGCCGTCTCCAACGACGGCACACGGCTGGTGCTCAAAGCTGCGGACAGCACCGAGTACACGCTTCCGATCGACGAACGGCTGCGCGCCGCCGTCCGCAACGACCGTGCACGCCTCGGCCAGATCGAGATCGAGGTCGAGAGCCACCTGCGTCCGCGGGACATCCAGGCCCGTATAAGAGCCGGTGCCTCCGCCGAGGAGGTCGCCCAGCTCGCCGGCATCCCCGTCGACCGGGTGCGCCGCTTCGAGGGCCCGGTGCTCGCCGAGCGTGCCTTCATGGCCGAGCGCGCCCGCAAGACCCCTGTACGACGGCCGGGCGAGAACACCGGTCCGCAGCTCGGCGAGGCGGTGGCGGAGCGACTCCTGCTGCGCGGCGCCGACAAGGAGAGCGTGCAGTGGGACTCCTGGCGCCGGGACGACGGCACCTGGGAAGTACTGCTGGTCTACCGCGTCGCGACCGAACCGCACTCGGCGAGCTGGACGTACGACCCGCCGCGGCGGCTCGTCCAGGCCGTGGACGACGAGGCGCGCGCGCTGATCGGCGAGAGCGACGACACGCCCGAGCCGAGCTTCCCGTTCGTGCCGCGGATCGCGCGGCTGCCGCGCGACCGGCCGCTGGACCGCGCGTTGGACCGGCAGACGTCCGAGCGCGGCGAGCGCACGGCGCAGTCCGGGGGCGAGGACGACGAACCGCGGGTCGCGGAGGAGGCCGTCGGTGAGCGGGACTCACTGACCAGCCTGCTGGAGGCGGTGCCGAGCTTCCGCGGCGACATGGTCGTACCGGAGACCGTGACGTCGGCGCAGAGCGACGAGGAGTCCGAGGCCGAGGTCGAGGAGCCGCCCGCCCCGGCGGCCAGTGCGGGCGCGGGTTCCGCGTACGCCGATGTGCTGATGCCGCGTGCGGTGGCCGGCCATCGCGACCGGCTGACCGGGACGACGGACCGACAGGCCGAGGCGGACGGGGTACGGCCCGGCCGCCGCGCCGCGGTGCCCAGCTGGGACGAGATCGTCTTCGGCACCCGGCGCAAGAAGCCGGAGTAACGGGGCGGCCCTTGGGGCCGTTCCCGGTGCGCATCCTCCCGTCCGCCCGCCCCCTGGAAAGGGAGCGGGCGGACGGCGTTCGTGCGACGCCCCGTCACGGGCCCGGGTGAGGGCTCAGCCGGGCTGCGGGCCGGTGGCGACGGGGCGGGCCGGGTCGGCCGACCACTCGCTCCAGGAGCCGACGTACAGGGCCGCCGGCACCCCCGCGATCGCGAGGGCCAGTACCTGGTGGGCGGCGGAGACTCCGGAGCCGCAGTACACACCGACCTCCACGTCCGCTGTGGCGCCCAGCGACGCGAAGCGCTCGGCCAGTTCCGACGCGTCGCGGAAGACGGTGCCCCCCTCGACGACGTTCTCGGTCGTCGGCGCGGACACGGCGCCCGGGATGTGGCCGGCGACCTTGTCGATGGGCTCGACCTCGCCGCGGTAGCGCTCGCCGGCCCGCGCGTCCAGCAGCACTCCGCGGCGGGCCACGGCGGCCGCGTCGTCCGCCCGCAGCAGCGCCAGCCCACCGGGCACCGGAGTGAAGTCACCTTTTTGGACAGCCGGTTGATCGACGCTCAGGGCGAGCCCGGCGGCCTCCCAGGCGGCGAGGCCGCCGTCCAGGACGCGCACATCGGGGTGGCCGGTCCAGCGCAGCAGCCACCAGGCGCGGGCGGACGCCCAGCCCTGACCGCCGTCGTAGACGACCACGGGGCGGTCCGCCCGGACACCGGCGGCCCGCATGGCATCGGTGAAGGCATCGAGGTCGGGGAGCGGGTGGCGGCCGCCCGGGCCGGGAGGCGAGGCGAGCTCGCTCTCGAGGTCGACATAGACCGCACCGGGCACATGACCGGCCTCGTACACGGGGCGGCCGGGCGGGCCACCGAGTTGGTAGCGGACATCCAGAACTACCGGAGCGGTGGGCTGCCCCAGCTCGCTCGCGAGTTCGGTAGCGGTGATGATGACATTCATGGGACTCATCCTTGCGTAGCGACGGCTACGTACAGAAGGTAGGTGCCCACCCTCCGTATGACGCAGTTACGTCATGCGGTAACGCCTCTGAGGCGGATGGGAAACGTCAAAACGGGCATTCTCCCTCGCGAACCGGCCATGGACGGCGCGGCCGGGGCGCGCACCAGGTCACCGGGTGCGAGCATCTGCTCGGGACCCGCGCCCGTGGCGCACATGGTCAGCACCCGACGCCTCCGAGGAGAGTGTGACAATGACGACCGAGGCAGCGACCCGGCGGATGCCCGGCGCGCCCTGCTGGGTGAGCCTCCTGGCCCACAGCCTGTCCGCGACGCAGGAGTTCTACGGCGCGCTGTTCGGCTGGGAGTTCCGCCCGGGACCGCAGCATTTCGGTCCGTACGCCCGGGCCTTCCTCGACGGCCGGGAAGTCGCCGGGGTCGGCGAGCTGGCGCCCGACCGGCATCTTCCGGTCGCCTGGACCACCTATCTGGCGTGCGACGACGCGGACGCGACCGCCGAGCAGATCCGTTCCTGCGGCGGAACGGTGGGCGTCGGACCGCTGGATGCGGAGGACGACACGGGGCGGATGGCGATCGCCTCCGACCCGCAGGGCGCGATCTTCGGCATCTGGCAGGGCAGGTCGATGACGGGCACCTCGATCACCGGCGAGCGGGGCACCCCGGCGTGGAACGAGCTGGTCACCCGGGACACGAGCTCCGTCCTCACGTTCTACGAGCATGTCTTCGGCTACGAGGCGGAGCCGGTGGTCTCGGCCGACTTCGACTATCTGACGCTGCATCTCAAGGACCACCCGGTGGCCGGTATCCACGGCGTGGGCAACGCCCTGCCGCGCGACCGGGGCTCCCACTGGATGACGTACTTCGCCGTCTCCGACACGGACGCGGCGGCCCGCCGGGTCACCGAGCTGGGCGGCCATGTGCTGCAGCCCGTGCGGGACTCCGCACACGGCCGGCTGGCGACCGTCTCCGACAGCGAGGGCGCCGTCTTCACGATCATCCAGCGGAACTGAGGGGCGGTCACACCCGGCGCTGACCGTAGTGCACCGTGGGTCGGTCGTACCGGTGAGGTACGCGCCGAGCAGCCGGCCGCTCCGGCCCGGGGAGTCGGACAGCCCCCGAGGTCTGCTCGCCTCCCTCGGGGCCGTCGGCCCGTCGGCGGGGCGGGCTCGGTCACGCCGTCGGCGGCCGGGCCTACTTCGCGCTGTCGACCGGCAGGACGTCCGGGGAGAGCGCGACCGCGCGGGCGGTCGCCGAGGTCTGGCGACGGCGGTGGTGTCGCCGGCACAGCACCTCGTAGCCGACCACGGCGTGCGGGCTGTCCACATCGCCGACGACATCGCCCACGACCACTTGAGCGCCCTCGACGACCATCCGCCCGTCGACCGTACGGGCATTGTGCGTGGCACGGGCGCCGCACCAGCACAGCGCCTCGACCTGCAGCACCTCTATGCGGTCGGCCAGTTCGACCAGACGCTGGGAGCCGGGGAAGAGCTTGCTGCGGAAGTCGGTGGTGATGCCGAAGGCGAAGACGTCCAGTTCGAGGTCGTCGACGACGCGGGCGAGCTGGTCGACCTGTTCGGGGGCGAGGAACTGGGCCTCGTCGGCGATGACGTAGTCGACCCGGCCGCCGGAGGAGAGCTGGCCGACGACATGCGCGTAGAAGTCCATGTCGTGCGCCGCCTCGACGGCCTCGGTGACCAGCCCGAGGCGGGAGGAGAGCTTGCCGTGGCCGGCCCGGTCGTTACGGCTGTAGATCATGCCTTGCAGGCCCCGGGAGGAGCGGTTGTGCTCGATCTGCAGAGCAAGTGTCGACTTTCCGCAGTCCATCGTTCCGGAGAAGAACACCAGCTCGGGCATGAGGAGTTGCGGGCCTTTCGGGCTCGTACGGGAAACGGGACGGCGTGCGGGCGACGGGGCGCGCAGGTCAGGTGCGGACTTCCAGGAGCGGCACCAGCTGCTCGACCGGGGTCATCGAGCCGTGCATCCCCACCATCTCCGATTCACGCGGCTCTCGTTCGGTCGCGATGATCACCATGTCGGCGTGCGCGGCCGCGACGACATCGCCGATCCGGGCACGCACCCGGTCGTCGACCTGCGGCCCGAACCATCCTGCGGCGATGGCCTCTTCGCGGCTCGCCACCCACATCTGCTCGCCGACCACCTCGCGCCATACGGCGAGGACGTCGGCGGCCGCGCCCGGATGGGCGTACACATGACGTGCCCGGCCCTCGCCGCCCAACAGGCGTACGCCGGCACGCAGTTCCCAGTCCTCGTCGAAGTCGATCCGGGAGTCGGGATCGAAGGGGATGTCGATCATGCCGTGGTCGGCGGTGATGTAGAGGGCGCTGCGGGGCGGCAGTTGTTCCGCCAGCCGCTGGGCGAGCCGGTCGACGTACATCAACTGGCCGCGCCAGGCGTCGGAGTCGACGCCGTAGCGGTGCCCCTTGCCGTCCACCTCGGAGTAGTACGTGTAGACCAGCGAACGGTCACCGGCGGCGAGCTGCTCGGCCGCGAGGTCCATCCGTTCCTCGGCGGAGAGCCGGCCGTGGAACGTGCCGCCGCTCAGCGCGACCTGGGTGAGCGGGGTGTGCTGGAAGTTCGGTGCGGAGACCTGGCAGGTGTGGATCCCGGCGGCGTCGGCGCGCTGGAAGACCGTCGGATACGGCTGCCAGACGTACGGGTCGGTCCACGGGTACCAGCGCAGCTGGTTCATCAGGGCGCCGGTGGCCGGGTCCTCGCAGGTGTAGCCGGGCAGGCCGTGGGCGCCCGGCGGCAGGCCGGTGCCGACCGAGGCGAGCGAGGTCGCGGTGGTGGACGGGAAGCCCGCGGTGAGCGGGCGGCCGCTGCCGTTGAACGACGTGCCCAGGAGCGAGGTGAGGAACGGCGCCTCCTCCGGGTGGGCCCGCAGCAGCTCCCAGCCGAGGCCGTCGATCAGGAAGACACAGGCCCGGTCGGCGGGCGCCAGCTCCATCGTGGTGCCGAGGCCGGTCATGCCGAGGCCGGTGGCGATGGTGGGCAGCAGATCGGCGAGCGAGCCGGTGCCGTACTGCGGCACGGGGGCGCCGAGCGGGTCGAGCGGTTCGGGTTCCGGCCAGGCGGGGGCGATGTGGGCCATCAGCGGGGGCTGGGGGTGGCCGCGGTGGCCTCGGAGAGCGCCTGGGCGAAGGTGAGCGTCTCGCGCACCGAGTCCGGTCCGTCACCGGCCTCGCTGACCCGCAGCGAGAGGTCGTCGGCGGTGGACGAGCCCGTGTAGCCGTGGTCCGCCTCGCAGTTGGGGTCGCCGCAGGCGGCGGGCTCCAGGTCCAGGCGGGCGACCGCGCCCCAGCCGATGGTGAGCACGACCTCGCGGGGCAGCTGGCCCGGGGTGTAGGACTCGGGGTTGGCGACCACGCGGCTGAGCACCACGGAGGAGATCCGGCTCAGCTTGACGGACTCGGTGGAGGTGGTGGCGTACGGCGACGGGGAGGTGGCGTCGGCGGCCTGCTCGTCGGTGTGGCTCACGATGAAACGGGTGCCGGTCAGGACCAGGACCGTGACATGGCGGCGGACCTCGTTGGCGTCGAAGGTCGTCTCCTGGTGGACGAGGTACGACACCACGGGCTCGCCGCCGACCGCGGCCTGCACCGCCTCGGCCACGAGCGTCGGGTAATAGCCGCTGCGCTCGATCGCCGCGCGCAGCCCCTGGGTCGTCGTACCGGTCTTAGCCATGGGGTCCATCTTACGGGGCGTACCGGGCCGCGAGAGCCTCAGTAGACGGGCAGTCGACGGGGGCCGAGGTCAGTGGTGGCAGGGGCCCTGGCCAGGCGCACGGTCGCCCCCAATACGGACAGGCCGTGGGCGGCGACGACGACCGGTTCGAGGTCGACGCCGACGACCTCGGGGTGATCGTCGACGAGCCGGGAGACGCGCAGCAGCACCTCGGCCAGCGCCGCGGTGTCCACGGGCTGGGAGCCGCGCCAGCCGAACAGCAGCGGGGCGGCGCGGATCGAACGGATCTGCTCGTCGACCTCGCGGTCGGTGGCGGGGATGAGGCGGTGGGCGATGTCGCCGAGCAGCTGGGAGGGCGCCCCGGCCAGGCCGAAGGAGAGCACGGCGCCGGCCGCCGGGTCGATGGCGGCACGGATGACCGTGTCGACGCCGCGCGGCACCATCGACTGGACGACCGGGCGCAGCTCTTCCGGAGAGCCGAGGAAGTCGGTCAATTCGGCATATGTGCGGCGCAGTTCCGCCTCGCCGGCAATATCGAGTCGTACCCCGCCGAGGTCGGCGCGGTGGCGCAGATGGGGTGCGGTGGTCTTGAGGGCCACCGGATAGCCGAGGCGGGCGGCGGCGCGGACGGCGGTGTCCGGGTCGGGGGCCGGGAGGACGGGCCGGGTGTGGATGCCGTAACGGGCGAGCAGCGCCTCGGCGTCCTGGGCCGGCACCGGGACGGAGCGGCCTGTGGGGGCGTCGGGGGTGAGGCGGTCGAGGAGGCGGTCGATGTCGGCACCGGCCGCGGCCTCCTGGATGTCGTCGTACTCGGGCACCCGGCCCGGCTCGGCGGCCTCCCGGCGCCAGACGGCGTAGCGGACGGCCTCGGCGAGGGAGCGCACGGCGCGCTCGGCGGCGGGGTAGGCGGGGATACGGAGGGGGTCGGCACGGTGCCGGGACACGGTGGCGGCGTCGGCGTCACGGGCCGGGGCCGGCTGCCGGGCGGCGAGGGTGGGCGGCGGGCCCGGGGGGATGAGGGGGCGTGCGCGGTTCGTCGGAGGCGGTGCGGGCGGCGTGGACGCGGGGGGCGGGTCGGCGGGGCGCGCGGGTGCGGGGCCGGCGGGGCGGACCGGCTTGTCCGGGGCGGGGGCTGTGGGCTGGGGCGACTGCGGGGATGCCGGTGCCGCGAGCGTCTCGGCCAGATCGTCCATGGCGAGGTGGACCACCGTCACCGGCTTCTCGGGATGCGCCTCGGCCGCGGTGCGCAGCGCGGCGGCGAGTGCGGCGCCCTCGCTCTCGGCCGGGGAGACGGCGGCGCCCTCCCCCACCCAGGGGATGGCCGTGACGACCACGGCATCGCAGCCGTCGCCGGACAGCGCCTCGGCGAGCGCGGCCCGGAAGTCGTCCGGTGTCGCCGCGGAGGGCAGTACACGGGGGCTCTGCGGGTGCAGCCGCTCGGTCAGGCAGGCGTCGTACGCGAGCAGTGCCAGCGACTCGGAGTTGCCGAGGATGGCGATGCGCGGTCCGGCCGGGAGCGGCTGCGAGGCCAGCAGCAGGCCCGCGTCGATCAGCTCCGTGACCGTGTCGACGCGGATCACGCCCGCCTGGCGCATCAGGGCCGCGACGGTGCTGTCGGGGACGCGGACCGTGGGCACGGCGTGGCCCGGCGGAGCGGTGCCGTTATGCCGGGCCCCCTTGGCGACCACGACCGGTTTGACGGCGGCGGTGCGGCGGGCGAGCCGGGCGAATTTGCGCGGGTTGCCGATGGACTCCAGATAGAGGATCACGACGTCGGTGTCCGGATCGTCGTACCAGTACTGGAGCAGGTCGTTGCCGGAGACGTCGGCGCGGTTGCCCGCCGAGACGAAGGCGGAGATACCGGCGATCCCGCCGTCACCGGGGCCGCGCGCATGCAGGCCGCTGAGCAGGGCGATGCCGATGGCGCCGGACTGGGTGAACAGTCCGATATGGCCGGCGCCGGGCATCCGGGGAGCGAGGGAGGCGTTCAGCCGGACGTCGGGGGCGGTGTTTATCAGGCCGAAGGCGTTGGGGCCGATGAGCCGCATGCCGTACGAGCGGGCCTGGCGGAGCAGGGCGCGCTGCCGCTCCCGGCCCTCGGGACCCGCCTCCGCATAACCGGAGGACAGGATCAGCACACCCTGGACGCCGTGTTCGCCGCAGTCGCGGACCACGTCGGGGACGCTGTCCGCGGGAACGGCGATGACGGCGAGGTCGACCGGGTCGGGGATCTCCCGCAGGGCGCGGACGGCCGGCACCTCTTCGGGCCGCAGCCGCTGCAGGTCTTCGGGGAAGGCGTGGTTGACGGCGTGCACGCGGCCCGTGAAGCCGGAGTCCAGGAGGCTGCGCAGCGCGGTACGGCCGACACCGCCCGGTGCGCGGCCGGCGCCGATGACGGCGACCGAGCCCGGAGCGAGCAGCCGCTGCACGGACCGGGCCTCGGCGCGCTGCTCGCGGCCGCGCATCACGGCCATGGACTGCTCGGTGGGCTCCAGGCCGAACTCCAGGCGGACCACACCGTCTTCGAAGGTGCGCTTGTGGGTGTAGCCGGCGTCCGTGAAGACCTTGATCATTTTGGAGTTCGCGGGGAGCACCTCGGCGGCGAACCGGCGGATGCCGCGTTCCCGGGCGACGGCAGCGATGTGCTCCAGGAGGGCGGAGGCGACACCGCGGCCCTGATGGGCGTCCTGGACGAGGAAGGCGACCTCGGCCTGGTCGTCCTCGGGGTTCTTGGCGGGCAGCCCCTGGTCGTTGATCCGGTCGTAGCGGACCGTGGCGATGAACTCGCCGCCGACGGTGGCCGCGAGCCCGACCCGGTCGACGTAGTCGTGGTGGGTGAAACGGTGCACATCGCGGTCCGACAGGCGCGGGTAGGGCGCGAAGAACCGGTAGTACTTCGACTCGTCCGAGACCTGCTCGTAGAAGGAGACCAGCCGCTCGGCGTCATCGGGGGTGATGGGGCGGATCCGCGCCGTGCCGCCGTCGCGCAGCACCACGTCGGCTTCCCAGTGGGTCGGGTATGCGTGGTCCGGCGGCTTCTGCATGCGGACAGCGTACGACCGGGCACCGACAAGCGGCCCGGCGCGCGTACGCTCGGGGTGCGGGGCAGGCCGAGCATGCTGTACGGACGTACGGCCCGCCTGGACTGTCGGGCCTCCCTTGGGAAGACCAATGACCGCAAAAGGCCAGGACACAGGGCTGTCGGGCAGTCCTGACAGCGTGAGAGACTGGTCTAGACAACAGTCACGACTTTGAAGGGCAACACCATGGCTGAGCGCCGCGTCAATGTCGGTTGGGCCGAGGGCCTGCACGCCCGCCCCGCGTCGATCTTCGTCCGTGCGGCCACCGCCTCCGGCGTCCCGATGACGATCGCCAAGGCTGATGGCAACCCCGTCAACGCGGCCTCCATGCTCGCGGTCCTGGGCCTGGGCGCCCAGGGTGGCGAGGAGATCGTGCTGGCCTCCGACGCAGAGGGCGCCGAGGCGGCGCTCGACCGTCTGGCCAAGCTCGTCGCCGAGGGTCTCGAGGAGCTCCCCGAGACCGTCTGAGTCCGCCAGGACTCCTGCTGCATGCGGCGGCCCCGCCGCGGCGACCGATGACCGGTTGCCGCGGCGGGGCCGTTT
This window encodes:
- the sepH gene encoding septation protein SepH, producing the protein MPELRVVAVSNDGTRLVLKAADSTEYTLPIDERLRAAVRNDRARLGQIEIEVESHLRPRDIQARIRAGASAEEVAQLAGIPVDRVRRFEGPVLAERAFMAERARKTPVRRPGENTGPQLGEAVAERLLLRGADKESVQWDSWRRDDGTWEVLLVYRVATEPHSASWTYDPPRRLVQAVDDEARALIGESDDTPEPSFPFVPRIARLPRDRPLDRALDRQTSERGERTAQSGGEDDEPRVAEEAVGERDSLTSLLEAVPSFRGDMVVPETVTSAQSDEESEAEVEEPPAPAASAGAGSAYADVLMPRAVAGHRDRLTGTTDRQAEADGVRPGRRAAVPSWDEIVFGTRRKKPE
- a CDS encoding alkaline phosphatase family protein, whose protein sequence is MAHIAPAWPEPEPLDPLGAPVPQYGTGSLADLLPTIATGLGMTGLGTTMELAPADRACVFLIDGLGWELLRAHPEEAPFLTSLLGTSFNGSGRPLTAGFPSTTATSLASVGTGLPPGAHGLPGYTCEDPATGALMNQLRWYPWTDPYVWQPYPTVFQRADAAGIHTCQVSAPNFQHTPLTQVALSGGTFHGRLSAEERMDLAAEQLAAGDRSLVYTYYSEVDGKGHRYGVDSDAWRGQLMYVDRLAQRLAEQLPPRSALYITADHGMIDIPFDPDSRIDFDEDWELRAGVRLLGGEGRARHVYAHPGAAADVLAVWREVVGEQMWVASREEAIAAGWFGPQVDDRVRARIGDVVAAAHADMVIIATEREPRESEMVGMHGSMTPVEQLVPLLEVRT
- a CDS encoding sulfurtransferase, with amino-acid sequence MNVIITATELASELGQPTAPVVLDVRYQLGGPPGRPVYEAGHVPGAVYVDLESELASPPGPGGRHPLPDLDAFTDAMRAAGVRADRPVVVYDGGQGWASARAWWLLRWTGHPDVRVLDGGLAAWEAAGLALSVDQPAVQKGDFTPVPGGLALLRADDAAAVARRGVLLDARAGERYRGEVEPIDKVAGHIPGAVSAPTTENVVEGGTVFRDASELAERFASLGATADVEVGVYCGSGVSAAHQVLALAIAGVPAALYVGSWSEWSADPARPVATGPQPG
- a CDS encoding thymidine kinase, producing MPELVFFSGTMDCGKSTLALQIEHNRSSRGLQGMIYSRNDRAGHGKLSSRLGLVTEAVEAAHDMDFYAHVVGQLSSGGRVDYVIADEAQFLAPEQVDQLARVVDDLELDVFAFGITTDFRSKLFPGSQRLVELADRIEVLQVEALCWCGARATHNARTVDGRMVVEGAQVVVGDVVGDVDSPHAVVGYEVLCRRHHRRRQTSATARAVALSPDVLPVDSAK
- a CDS encoding bifunctional acetate--CoA ligase family protein/GNAT family N-acetyltransferase, which encodes MQKPPDHAYPTHWEADVVLRDGGTARIRPITPDDAERLVSFYEQVSDESKYYRFFAPYPRLSDRDVHRFTHHDYVDRVGLAATVGGEFIATVRYDRINDQGLPAKNPEDDQAEVAFLVQDAHQGRGVASALLEHIAAVARERGIRRFAAEVLPANSKMIKVFTDAGYTHKRTFEDGVVRLEFGLEPTEQSMAVMRGREQRAEARSVQRLLAPGSVAVIGAGRAPGGVGRTALRSLLDSGFTGRVHAVNHAFPEDLQRLRPEEVPAVRALREIPDPVDLAVIAVPADSVPDVVRDCGEHGVQGVLILSSGYAEAGPEGRERQRALLRQARSYGMRLIGPNAFGLINTAPDVRLNASLAPRMPGAGHIGLFTQSGAIGIALLSGLHARGPGDGGIAGISAFVSAGNRADVSGNDLLQYWYDDPDTDVVILYLESIGNPRKFARLARRTAAVKPVVVAKGARHNGTAPPGHAVPTVRVPDSTVAALMRQAGVIRVDTVTELIDAGLLLASQPLPAGPRIAILGNSESLALLAYDACLTERLHPQSPRVLPSAATPDDFRAALAEALSGDGCDAVVVTAIPWVGEGAAVSPAESEGAALAAALRTAAEAHPEKPVTVVHLAMDDLAETLAAPASPQSPQPTAPAPDKPVRPAGPAPARPADPPPASTPPAPPPTNRARPLIPPGPPPTLAARQPAPARDADAATVSRHRADPLRIPAYPAAERAVRSLAEAVRYAVWRREAAEPGRVPEYDDIQEAAAGADIDRLLDRLTPDAPTGRSVPVPAQDAEALLARYGIHTRPVLPAPDPDTAVRAAARLGYPVALKTTAPHLRHRADLGGVRLDIAGEAELRRTYAELTDFLGSPEELRPVVQSMVPRGVDTVIRAAIDPAAGAVLSFGLAGAPSQLLGDIAHRLIPATDREVDEQIRSIRAAPLLFGWRGSQPVDTAALAEVLLRVSRLVDDHPEVVGVDLEPVVVAAHGLSVLGATVRLARAPATTDLGPRRLPVY
- a CDS encoding HPr family phosphocarrier protein, giving the protein MAERRVNVGWAEGLHARPASIFVRAATASGVPMTIAKADGNPVNAASMLAVLGLGAQGGEEIVLASDAEGAEAALDRLAKLVAEGLEELPETV
- a CDS encoding DUF5998 family protein: MAKTGTTTQGLRAAIERSGYYPTLVAEAVQAAVGGEPVVSYLVHQETTFDANEVRRHVTVLVLTGTRFIVSHTDEQAADATSPSPYATTSTESVKLSRISSVVLSRVVANPESYTPGQLPREVVLTIGWGAVARLDLEPAACGDPNCEADHGYTGSSTADDLSLRVSEAGDGPDSVRETLTFAQALSEATAATPSPR
- a CDS encoding VOC family protein; its protein translation is MTTEAATRRMPGAPCWVSLLAHSLSATQEFYGALFGWEFRPGPQHFGPYARAFLDGREVAGVGELAPDRHLPVAWTTYLACDDADATAEQIRSCGGTVGVGPLDAEDDTGRMAIASDPQGAIFGIWQGRSMTGTSITGERGTPAWNELVTRDTSSVLTFYEHVFGYEAEPVVSADFDYLTLHLKDHPVAGIHGVGNALPRDRGSHWMTYFAVSDTDAAARRVTELGGHVLQPVRDSAHGRLATVSDSEGAVFTIIQRN